AAGCTTCCTCAGGTTTATCATGACTGTGATTCAGACCGCTACGGGGCATGCGGGCAGGGCGAACAGCAGGGTGCATTCAAAGACGGGGTATTTGTTGAGCACCGCTGCATCTGTATGCCGGCACACCTGAGCGCGGAAGAACTCGTGGCAAAAGAGAGAATATTCCGGCACGAGAACCCGGACTGGTAAGCGCTCCTCAAAATACACACTGATTATTTTCTCCGGATCTCATCCCGGAAACGGTGGAGGAGATCGTAGAGCATGAGGCGGAACTCGTCCCCGATCTCTTCCCAGGACTTGACACCAGCTTCCAAGGGGATTTCACCGGTGGGAGCGGGCTCCCGTACAACCGTCCCGTCCCCTTCAGGGAGGGGCTTCCACCAGAGTTCCCGCATGATCTCGAAGTACCCGCTGACAATGACGAGGATGAAGACGAGCGGCACGATCACAAACGAGAGCAGCCAGAAATAATGATACAGATTGTTTGCAGTGACGAGGTCCACCCATTCAAAGATACGGAGCACGAACGCAACGATGAAGACGCTGCCGATAGCCTTGATGACGGGGAAGGGCAGGTTGAGGGGAAACGGGAATACTGCAAAGATGTCTGCAACAAAGATGATGATCCCGATAACAAGGAGCAGCCAGAAATTGGTGTTCAGGAAATCAATCCCTGACAAAAAGATCGGATTTCTGATAAATTCCCTGAGAATGTTTGCGAGGACTACAACAATCAGGAAACAGATGATGCCGGTCATCCGCGAGACAAAAACCCAGCTTAACGACTTGTTGCGACACGGCCACATCCTGCTGCCTCCAAAAATGCTGTACAGGATTTGTGGGGAACAGTATATAGGTTCCCGTACTTGTTTTTCCAGCACGGGAGCTGTATCATCCGGAGCCGGGATCTCCAGGTATGCAGATCAATTATCAGCTCTACGGGCATTTCCTGCTCCCGAGAATTACAACGGATCCTGCGACTATCAGTCCGGGTTCTGCGCGAGGAGTACTCACAGAAAAACCGGGATACTGAAAGTTCGGGTGGATTAAACAGGGGGAGGTGGTTATCCCTGCCACGGCTCATTCTTTCTTGCCAATGTCATAATATTTCCGGAGAACCCTGTGGATCTTTTCTGATTCGATGTACCCGCGATCGAGCTTGTTGACAATCTCATCGATCATCCGGCTGTACATTATGATCTTCTCTGCCAGAGGATCTTCCATCATATCCGCAACGCCTATGATTCCCTGAAGGGGATTCCGGATATGGTCGTTCAGAATGGCATACTGCTGGAGGTTACTCTCGATCTGGCCAAAAGCCTCCTTTTTCAAGTGTTCGATCTCTATTCTCTCGCTGATATCCCTGATGATCGCGACGATTGCGGGACTGCCGAACTGATCAAAAGACCGGGCAGTGATCTCGACCGGGATCTGCCGGTCGGATTGCGTTTTACAAACACCTGCAGAGATCACGTGGCCGGACGCGCGAAGTTCCTCAACCGGCAGGCTGACACCCTCCTCAATTTCTGCTATGAACAGGTCAGACAGGTCCATCTCCAGGAATTCCGTGCGCTCGTATCCAAGTACTTCGCAGGCAGCGTTGTTTATTTCTACGATTCTTCCCAGTGTCTTATCAGGAGCCATCCGGCATATACATACCGGGTCTTTGATGCTGTTGAAGAAGAGCCGGTATTGCTCTTCACTCTGAATGAGACGGTTATGCAGGACGTTCTGTGACTGCTCAAGGTCTTCAAGCATCCCGTTGACATTACCGGCAAGATCCCCAATCTCGTCAGCCCCGCTAATCCCGACGCGGGCCGAGAAATCCCGCTTTTTTCCGATATTATTCACCCTTTGGCTCAGTTCTGCCAGCCGCGAAAGAACGGTTTTTTCAAGGAGCATGAGCATGACCAGACCGAAGATGAGACCCGAGGCAATGAACAGGATAACGAAATAGAGGCCGGTAGACTTCCCCTGTGCATAGATATCCCGGGAAATACTGACGCGAAGGATGACTACCGGGTTCCCGGAAATGTCCCGGATAAGTGAGTACGTACCAAGCATTGTATCATTAACAGGTTCGATGATCGTGGGGGCATTAAAAAACAGGGCCTCATTTCCCTCGCGTTGGATGAAAAGTGCAGAGGATACGTTAAAACGTGGGACTATCCTGACAAAATCCGGAGGCATCGACGGGTCATTGTACAAGTGCACTTCAAGGGGGAGCTGCGTAAGGGTCGAGAGCCGGGCAACCTCATTTGTATCGATATACTTGCCCATCAGGAGGTACCCGGTCACATCCTGACTACCGGGTTTACCAAAGACGGGGCGGATGGCAATCATCATCGGGCCATTGGGCAGTTGGACGATTCCCATCATTCCCTCACGGGATCTGCCCGCATATCCCGAGCGAGGGTAGGCAAAGAGCACAGTTCGAAGATCGGACGGTACCGAGACAAACGTGTGGTTTGTGAGATCGTATCCTTGCCCGGAGATGAGGTTCCCCCCGGCATCTGACAGCAGGATATCATTGAGCCCGAGCCATTCGAAGATATCGTCTTCAAGCTGTGACCATTGCCCCGTGGAAGAGTT
Above is a window of uncultured Methanoregula sp. DNA encoding:
- a CDS encoding CHASE4 domain-containing protein; protein product: MSVDIREKTIVIVCITLLCLILALYTSSELIVQKGFSRLELQSAQRDTDRVLVALVSDINTLDAVANDWASRDDTRQYIADNSSTGQWSQLEDDIFEWLGLNDILLSDAGGNLISGQGYDLTNHTFVSVPSDLRTVLFAYPRSGYAGRSREGMMGIVQLPNGPMMIAIRPVFGKPGSQDVTGYLLMGKYIDTNEVARLSTLTQLPLEVHLYNDPSMPPDFVRIVPRFNVSSALFIQREGNEALFFNAPTIIEPVNDTMLGTYSLIRDISGNPVVILRVSISRDIYAQGKSTGLYFVILFIASGLIFGLVMLMLLEKTVLSRLAELSQRVNNIGKKRDFSARVGISGADEIGDLAGNVNGMLEDLEQSQNVLHNRLIQSEEQYRLFFNSIKDPVCICRMAPDKTLGRIVEINNAACEVLGYERTEFLEMDLSDLFIAEIEEGVSLPVEELRASGHVISAGVCKTQSDRQIPVEITARSFDQFGSPAIVAIIRDISERIEIEHLKKEAFGQIESNLQQYAILNDHIRNPLQGIIGVADMMEDPLAEKIIMYSRMIDEIVNKLDRGYIESEKIHRVLRKYYDIGKKE